A window of Metabacillus sp. B2-18 contains these coding sequences:
- a CDS encoding Cof-type HAD-IIB family hydrolase has protein sequence MTFYRLLALNIDGTLLRSNGRLQASTKEAIDFVKEKEVYVTLVTNRHFQSAKKLAKALKLDSFLVTHGGAFISENLDEPFYEKRLSEDLTFNLVQVLENFNCNIRLTHERFSIGNRKKIASNLLSKSILNTSDSMFYPVQFVDSLGDTLRDEQVSATKIDVHFKYDEEKEEAEKLIQEAFDEVNLKTNSKSKSFEIVRKGVSKENGLRALASHLKIPLHETVAIGDSDDDIEMIKLAGLGVAMWNAPFEVKHAADWVTRSNNQQGVAYMVKEHFRKQQRQDFLRKIKIDK, from the coding sequence GTGACTTTTTACCGATTACTTGCATTGAATATCGATGGAACTTTGCTTCGTTCAAATGGTCGTCTTCAAGCGTCGACGAAGGAAGCAATTGATTTTGTGAAAGAAAAAGAGGTCTACGTGACTCTTGTAACAAATAGGCATTTTCAATCTGCCAAAAAGCTTGCGAAAGCATTAAAACTAGATTCATTTTTAGTCACTCATGGTGGAGCATTTATTTCCGAAAATCTAGATGAGCCTTTTTATGAGAAGCGACTATCTGAAGATTTAACGTTTAATCTTGTTCAAGTGTTGGAGAATTTTAATTGCAATATTCGTCTTACACATGAACGCTTTTCAATTGGAAATCGAAAAAAAATTGCTTCCAATTTACTTAGTAAGTCAATCCTTAATACATCAGATTCCATGTTTTATCCGGTTCAATTTGTGGATTCCTTAGGAGACACTCTTAGAGATGAGCAGGTTTCTGCCACGAAAATCGATGTTCATTTCAAATATGATGAAGAAAAAGAAGAGGCAGAAAAATTAATACAAGAGGCTTTTGATGAGGTTAATCTAAAAACCAACAGCAAATCTAAAAGTTTTGAGATTGTTAGAAAAGGGGTTTCAAAGGAAAACGGCTTGCGTGCCCTTGCTAGCCATTTGAAGATACCACTGCATGAAACTGTGGCTATTGGTGATTCAGATGATGATATTGAAATGATTAAGTTAGCAGGCTTGGGGGTAGCAATGTGGAATGCACCGTTTGAAGTGAAGCATGCAGCTGACTGGGTAACACGTTCTAATAATCAGCAAGGTGTTGCTTATATGGTAAAAGAGCATTTTCGCAAGCAGCAAAGACAGGATTTCTTACGGAAAATTAAAATTGATAAATAA
- a CDS encoding phosphatidate cytidylyltransferase: MSKREPEKDFTAVFLRVKTWWGMFAVFCMATLFNPVVSLLSLMVLCFFALKEYFSMMKTRKADRRLFLWSYLAIPLQFYWIYIGWYGMFIVFIPVYVFLFLPLPRLLGKGTSGFLRSVSSTQWGLMLMVFGLSHLAYYQFATPEYGANLVLFLVVLTQVNDVVHYLISIYIGKRKVVPSANPTITWEGYVGATIVTTTIAYFIYPYLTPLDLKFGIISGVLISLSGFFGSLTISVLKRDLLIGDREKLQNVQKSYLTRVDSLTYTSPVFFHVIRYFYEFM, encoded by the coding sequence ATGAGCAAGAGGGAGCCAGAGAAGGATTTTACCGCTGTATTTTTAAGAGTAAAAACTTGGTGGGGAATGTTTGCGGTATTTTGTATGGCTACTTTATTTAATCCTGTTGTTTCATTGCTTTCATTAATGGTTTTATGTTTTTTTGCTCTAAAAGAGTATTTTTCTATGATGAAAACGAGAAAAGCTGATCGACGTTTATTTCTTTGGTCTTATTTAGCGATTCCTTTACAGTTTTATTGGATTTATATCGGATGGTATGGAATGTTTATTGTGTTTATTCCTGTCTATGTTTTCTTGTTTTTACCTCTACCAAGGCTATTAGGTAAAGGTACAAGTGGCTTTTTGCGTTCAGTAAGCTCAACACAGTGGGGATTAATGTTAATGGTGTTTGGGTTAAGTCATTTAGCGTATTATCAATTCGCAACACCTGAATACGGAGCAAATTTAGTTCTTTTTCTAGTTGTGTTAACACAAGTGAATGATGTTGTTCATTATTTGATTTCGATCTATATAGGAAAAAGAAAGGTAGTACCCTCAGCGAATCCTACCATTACATGGGAAGGGTATGTAGGTGCAACCATCGTCACAACAACAATTGCATACTTTATTTATCCTTACTTAACGCCTCTCGACTTAAAGTTTGGTATCATATCAGGTGTTTTGATTAGCTTAAGTGGATTTTTTGGAAGTTTAACCATTTCAGTTTTAAAACGTGACTTGCTTATAGGGGACCGTGAAAAATTACAGAACGTACAAAAAAGTTATTTAACACGTGTTGATAGTTTAACATATACCTCACCAGTATTTTTCCATGTTATCCGTTATTTTTATGAGTTTATGTAA
- a CDS encoding STAS domain-containing protein — protein sequence MNKEYVEKLETKIKEYEEVILEMSAPIIPSIVPDTILVPITGILLEERFEKIRIKILSYIQTHDIETAIIDMTDITLDKIEQIGMRELGNEIHQLTDAIFLMGVEPYYVGLSPQLIKEIVSTGVQIKAESFSTFQSALKHLMKKKGFVLQKASV from the coding sequence ATGAACAAAGAATATGTAGAGAAGCTAGAAACAAAAATCAAAGAATATGAAGAAGTCATCTTAGAAATGTCAGCACCAATTATTCCATCAATTGTACCAGATACAATCTTAGTGCCGATTACAGGCATTCTCCTTGAAGAAAGATTTGAAAAAATTCGAATTAAGATTTTATCGTATATCCAAACACATGATATTGAGACGGCTATTATTGATATGACAGATATTACATTAGATAAAATTGAACAAATTGGTATGCGAGAATTAGGAAACGAAATCCATCAATTAACAGATGCGATCTTTTTAATGGGGGTCGAGCCTTACTATGTTGGTCTTTCTCCACAGCTTATTAAGGAGATTGTCTCGACTGGTGTGCAGATAAAAGCAGAGTCTTTTTCTACATTTCAATCAGCATTAAAACATTTAATGAAAAAGAAAGGCTTTGTCCTACAAAAGGCTTCTGTATAA
- a CDS encoding coproporphyrinogen III oxidase, whose amino-acid sequence MKIYIKGIEDERFHRPLTLIGNLFFEETELCFIEDDHTLEAEFFIQEDDERVSITGNLLTEDGKRYEANKEKQIPVHVEGKERLRQVKNTLSFVYLTLLQDYTGMIQKWGILTGIRPTKLYHKKRQEGMLTENIHKMFKEEYLLSDEKIHLMKQIVERQLEVIPDLDSLSNEVSIYVGIPFCPTKCAYCTFPAYAINGRQGSVTSFLGGLHYEMREIGRWLKEKNIKITTVYYGGGTPTSITAEEMDMLYEEMAESFPHLENIREITVEAGRPDTITKEKLDILNKWKIDRISINPQSYTQATLKAIGRHHTVEETIEKFHLARSMGMNNINMDLIIGLPGEGVDEFDYSLAESAKLMPESLTVHTLSFKRASEMTQNKHKYKVASREEITTMMDHAVSWTKDHGYTPYYLYRQKNILGNLENVGYALKGQDSLYNIMIMEEQQTIIGIGCGAASKFVHPVTRKITHFANPKDPKSYNDGFKHYTNEKISILEELFSK is encoded by the coding sequence ATGAAAATATATATAAAAGGTATTGAAGATGAACGTTTCCATCGTCCGCTCACATTAATCGGAAATTTATTTTTTGAAGAAACAGAGCTCTGCTTTATAGAAGATGATCATACTCTTGAAGCAGAGTTTTTTATTCAAGAAGATGATGAGCGTGTTTCAATCACAGGAAATTTATTAACAGAGGATGGCAAGCGATACGAGGCAAACAAGGAGAAGCAAATTCCTGTTCATGTAGAAGGGAAGGAACGATTAAGACAAGTGAAAAACACTCTTTCGTTTGTTTATTTAACTCTTCTTCAGGATTACACAGGTATGATTCAAAAATGGGGAATTTTAACCGGAATACGTCCTACGAAGCTTTACCATAAAAAGCGGCAAGAAGGAATGTTAACAGAAAACATCCACAAAATGTTTAAGGAAGAATACTTGTTGTCAGATGAAAAAATTCATCTTATGAAGCAGATCGTTGAACGACAGCTAGAAGTCATTCCGGATTTAGATTCCCTTTCTAATGAGGTGAGTATCTATGTTGGCATCCCTTTTTGTCCAACAAAGTGTGCTTATTGTACGTTTCCAGCGTATGCAATCAATGGTAGACAAGGATCGGTTACTTCTTTCCTAGGTGGCCTTCATTATGAAATGAGAGAAATCGGTCGTTGGTTAAAGGAAAAGAACATTAAAATTACAACTGTTTATTATGGTGGGGGTACACCGACAAGTATTACAGCAGAAGAGATGGATATGTTGTATGAAGAAATGGCCGAATCGTTCCCGCATCTAGAAAATATTAGAGAAATTACAGTAGAAGCAGGCAGACCGGACACTATAACAAAGGAAAAGCTTGATATTTTAAATAAGTGGAAAATCGATCGTATTAGTATTAATCCTCAATCCTATACACAGGCAACATTAAAGGCGATTGGACGCCATCATACTGTTGAAGAAACAATAGAGAAGTTTCATTTAGCCAGAAGTATGGGGATGAATAATATTAATATGGATTTAATTATCGGCTTACCTGGTGAAGGTGTTGACGAATTTGATTATTCTCTTGCAGAGTCAGCAAAGTTGATGCCGGAGTCATTGACGGTTCACACACTTTCTTTTAAGCGTGCATCAGAAATGACGCAAAACAAACATAAGTATAAAGTGGCAAGCCGTGAAGAAATTACAACGATGATGGACCATGCAGTTTCTTGGACAAAGGATCATGGATATACCCCATATTATTTATACCGTCAAAAAAACATCCTCGGAAATTTAGAGAATGTTGGTTATGCCTTAAAAGGGCAGGATAGTCTTTATAACATCATGATTATGGAAGAACAGCAAACGATTATTGGGATTGGATGCGGAGCTGCAAGTAAGTTTGTTCATCCTGTGACAAGGAAAATTACTCACTTTGCCAATCCAAAGGATCCAAAATCATATAATGATGGTTTTAAACATTATACAAATGAAAAAATCTCTATTCTAGAAGAGTTGTTCTCTAAATAA
- a CDS encoding enoyl-CoA hydratase: MTYQTIELVKEGNFATLYLNRVNSLNAMDVEMLQELAECLADVAASNVKLLFVTGRGRAFSAGGDLKTMLSNADESGFQTVMNNIKNIIVSLYTMPAVTVSFLNGAAAGLGLSFALACDQVFAEKNAKIAMNFINIGLIPDGGGHFFLKKRLGEHKAKQVIWEGKSLTSDEALKAGIVDMAYEGDTEEQLELVKRKLEARPLKAMISSKMIYSEQEKQLLLETLDLETEKQLEMRRTQDHREGVAAFLEKRPAHFIGN; encoded by the coding sequence ATGACATATCAAACGATTGAGCTAGTCAAAGAGGGGAATTTTGCTACATTATATCTAAACAGAGTGAACTCATTAAACGCAATGGACGTAGAAATGCTTCAGGAATTAGCTGAGTGCTTAGCTGATGTTGCTGCTTCAAATGTAAAGCTTTTGTTTGTTACTGGAAGAGGTCGTGCCTTTTCAGCTGGCGGTGATTTAAAAACGATGCTATCTAATGCAGATGAATCTGGCTTTCAAACCGTGATGAACAATATCAAAAATATTATTGTCAGCTTATACACGATGCCTGCGGTAACAGTAAGCTTTCTTAACGGGGCTGCAGCTGGCTTAGGACTAAGTTTTGCTTTAGCATGTGATCAAGTATTTGCGGAAAAAAATGCGAAGATTGCCATGAATTTTATTAATATTGGTCTTATTCCAGATGGTGGAGGGCATTTCTTTTTAAAGAAAAGATTAGGAGAACACAAAGCTAAGCAAGTAATCTGGGAAGGTAAATCATTGACCTCCGATGAAGCATTAAAGGCAGGGATTGTTGACATGGCTTATGAAGGAGATACAGAAGAACAGCTTGAATTGGTAAAAAGAAAATTGGAAGCGCGTCCATTGAAGGCAATGATCTCTTCAAAAATGATATATAGTGAACAAGAAAAACAGCTCTTGCTTGAAACATTAGACCTTGAAACTGAAAAACAATTAGAAATGAGAAGAACACAAGATCATCGTGAAGGGGTTGCTGCGTTTTTAGAAAAACGCCCGGCTCATTTTATCGGAAATTAA
- a CDS encoding IS3 family transposase (programmed frameshift) produces MSKKLFTEKEIKLLSKNPYVKSVSSKGITYSDEFKQHFVSEFSKGKLSRQIFEEAGFDVEIIGMQRIKSSSERWRNTYKTEGLLGLKDTRKNNSGRPRVKELSLEEKYARLEAKMNLVKAENELPKKDSYVRKGAEEVRLPSSQRYILIREVIEKYNLKHMVKFLCDVAGVSRSGYYNYFSAKSEEQRKRQEVRDEEAKALILKAFHFKGRKKGARQIKMTLAGQFQCVFNLKRVRRIMKKYNIFCPIRKANPYKRMMKATQEHRVVPNILNRQFKQGIPYNVLLTDITYMHYHNGQRAYLSVIKDGSTGEILAYHLSDRITMELATNTLHKLKKNRNYKKAKDALIHSDQGTHYTHPGFQKLVKKMGLRQSMSRRGNCWDNAPIESFFGHLKDEANIKPCKTLDELKREMDKYITYYNHHRYQWNLKKMTPVKYRDHLLQAA; encoded by the exons ATGAGTAAAAAGCTATTTACAGAAAAAGAAATCAAACTATTATCTAAAAACCCATATGTGAAATCGGTCAGTTCAAAGGGAATTACTTACTCGGATGAGTTTAAACAACATTTTGTATCTGAATTCAGTAAGGGGAAGCTTTCAAGACAAATCTTTGAAGAAGCTGGATTTGATGTTGAAATTATTGGCATGCAAAGAATTAAATCTTCTTCAGAGCGTTGGAGAAACACTTATAAAACTGAAGGCTTGTTGGGGCTTAAAGACACTAGGAAAAATAATTCTGGAAGACCGCGAGTAAAAGAACTGTCCCTTGAGGAGAAGTATGCAAGATTAGAAGCTAAGATGAATCTTGTAAAGGCAGAAAATGAACTCC CTAAAAAAGATTCGTATGTTAGAAAGGGGGCTGAAGAAGTAAGGCTTCCTTCTAGTCAGAGGTACATTCTTATTCGTGAGGTTATTGAAAAATACAACCTAAAACACATGGTGAAATTCCTTTGTGACGTTGCCGGGGTGTCACGAAGTGGTTACTATAATTATTTCTCAGCTAAGTCCGAAGAACAAAGGAAACGTCAGGAAGTGAGGGATGAAGAAGCTAAAGCATTAATTTTAAAAGCCTTCCACTTTAAAGGTCGAAAGAAAGGGGCACGCCAAATTAAGATGACATTGGCGGGTCAATTTCAGTGTGTCTTTAATTTGAAACGTGTTCGCAGAATTATGAAGAAATACAATATTTTCTGTCCTATTAGAAAAGCTAACCCATATAAAAGAATGATGAAGGCAACCCAAGAACATCGCGTTGTGCCAAACATATTAAACCGCCAATTTAAGCAAGGGATTCCATATAACGTACTTCTTACTGACATCACTTATATGCATTACCATAATGGCCAAAGAGCTTATTTATCAGTAATTAAAGATGGATCAACAGGTGAAATTCTAGCTTATCATCTATCGGATCGTATCACCATGGAGTTAGCTACAAACACCTTGCACAAGTTAAAGAAGAACCGAAACTATAAGAAAGCTAAAGACGCTCTCATTCATTCAGATCAAGGAACTCACTACACCCATCCAGGATTCCAAAAGCTTGTGAAGAAAATGGGATTACGGCAATCTATGTCTAGACGGGGAAACTGTTGGGATAACGCACCAATAGAATCATTCTTTGGCCACCTTAAAGACGAAGCAAATATTAAGCCATGTAAAACTTTGGACGAACTAAAACGCGAAATGGACAAATACATCACTTACTATAACCATCATAGATATCAATGGAACCTAAAAAAGATGACCCCTGTAAAATACAGAGATCATCTTCTTCAGGCTGCTTAA
- a CDS encoding YhzD family protein: protein MGTYYLTVFEKNGEKLLDESFEAQSENEAKEIGQRKLEEQNYTDKTHRCTSSAGKLVLFGR, encoded by the coding sequence ATGGGGACTTACTATTTAACGGTTTTTGAAAAAAATGGGGAAAAACTTTTAGATGAGAGCTTTGAAGCTCAATCTGAAAATGAAGCAAAAGAAATTGGACAACGTAAATTAGAAGAACAAAATTATACAGATAAAACACACCGCTGTACATCTTCAGCTGGGAAGCTCGTGTTATTTGGAAGATAA
- a CDS encoding metallophosphoesterase family protein → MSSIKFIHAADLHLDSPFIGLKHMPSNLFERVRESTFLAFSRMISLAIKRKVDFLLLSGDLYDEDERSLKAQLKLKREFERLEQAGIQVYIIHGNHDHMSGKWIDLKWPENVHVFSSHSVEMKEYRKNDIPLAYIYGYSYPTRSLQENITSQYIKKENPSVYHIGMLHGSIEGSQEHDVYCPFKLHELIDKEFNYWALGHIHKRQILYENHQVVAYSGNIQGRHRKETGEKGCYLVELEEGETKSTFVSTEEILWEDVEISIDGLHHFSELLNKCETAIEYIQKKAQPTCLTIALTGAGSLANTLQQQDIAQDIIDIFNERAEEQENFVWIVKLINKTYKKRIDAPKLSTFYTDLQKTVDDYHSFEEVINPLIKHPVYRKYFKEYTLEEQKQLLKKAEKLLQNELLQQGEIK, encoded by the coding sequence ATGAGTTCAATCAAGTTTATACATGCAGCTGATCTCCATTTGGACAGCCCGTTTATCGGATTAAAGCATATGCCTTCTAATCTTTTTGAAAGAGTGAGAGAAAGTACGTTCTTAGCATTTTCTAGAATGATATCACTTGCGATTAAAAGAAAAGTGGATTTTTTATTACTTTCAGGTGATTTGTACGATGAAGATGAGAGAAGTTTAAAGGCCCAGTTAAAGCTAAAAAGAGAATTTGAGCGATTAGAACAAGCGGGAATCCAAGTTTATATTATACATGGAAATCATGATCATATGAGTGGGAAGTGGATTGATCTTAAGTGGCCTGAAAATGTTCATGTTTTTTCAAGTCATTCTGTTGAAATGAAGGAATATCGTAAAAATGATATACCGCTCGCCTATATTTATGGTTATAGTTATCCAACCCGATCTCTTCAGGAAAATATAACCTCTCAATATATAAAAAAGGAAAATCCTTCTGTGTATCATATTGGTATGCTACATGGGTCGATAGAGGGCAGTCAAGAGCATGATGTGTATTGTCCGTTTAAGCTTCATGAGCTAATTGACAAAGAATTTAACTATTGGGCTCTAGGACACATTCATAAGCGTCAGATTTTATATGAAAATCATCAAGTGGTTGCTTATTCAGGAAACATACAAGGACGACATCGTAAGGAAACTGGAGAAAAGGGCTGTTATTTAGTTGAATTGGAAGAAGGAGAAACGAAAAGTACGTTTGTTTCTACTGAAGAAATCTTGTGGGAAGACGTTGAAATATCAATTGATGGACTTCATCACTTTTCAGAATTACTGAACAAATGTGAGACAGCCATTGAATACATTCAAAAGAAAGCTCAGCCAACATGTTTAACAATCGCTTTAACAGGGGCAGGTTCTTTAGCCAATACTCTGCAGCAACAGGACATTGCTCAGGATATTATAGATATTTTTAATGAACGTGCTGAGGAGCAGGAAAACTTTGTTTGGATTGTGAAACTTATTAATAAAACATATAAAAAGAGGATTGATGCTCCTAAGCTTTCCACTTTCTATACTGATTTGCAAAAAACAGTAGATGACTATCATTCATTTGAAGAAGTGATAAACCCACTTATTAAGCACCCAGTATATCGGAAATATTTTAAAGAATACACCTTAGAAGAACAAAAGCAGCTACTGAAGAAAGCGGAGAAATTATTGCAAAACGAACTTTTACAACAAGGTGAAATAAAGTGA
- a CDS encoding ATP-binding protein: MKIEELHIYGYGKFENQHFYLGKSNLLVFYGENEAGKSTIMSFIHSVLFGFPTKQQAENRYEPKRATSYGGYLILRSEENRRLKIERVPGKFGGQVTIEMEDGTTRDEEYLGELLSGLDKETYRSIFSFDVHGLQQIHKMSSDQVGKFLFLSSIYGADALFTIEDKLTKQQELIYKPNGKKPTLNEELVVLKDSAAKMLEAKRKNSDYEQLLKAKESLKEKLSQVVVAKKENMSLQRELERIKSVIPLIKERNWCLEQLKSLPDTEHFPEDAIQQLDQFNMSIQPIEIKLNSSKSNYEQVNKELEDLLINEAYIQNKKAIHEAREQFALFDEKQKKQSHLVKRIEQLQYEIELLKQRLYPHISDEEILEIHATIPMKEAIKKIILEDQQAQQRKQMLDEQFEQSRNSIEETEWKINELHKEELPDDERKNLEQKVEEYKNFNTNQLQQERERLLNELTRRKKEHKQEKKQGSMLIYFLVILSQIGTIWSFIQQHWILLLVCIAIGVSFILQVKNKKTKKDPLLLHLTMELEKIEVYLKKGMAYESSSSQSLPELIHLLNHDQKIKQMLHHEQLLFQQQERNYERIVKQYEEWEKTQFQLKQKQAHLAKLLKIDEHASSEALLEAFELLQQLQHLILEKNKFIAEEKLIKQELLKYEQMVSEIIKACDIEGNSIEQTVHELFKQLSIEGTKKEKQKQLLEKRRELDEELSEYVQSTTFLKQQKEDFIKSSGCETEDEFRKQAKLHEQREAVRKQKQWIDKQLATEKDIDIETLSNTKIDDIEVRLQEIEEEINVLEASERELQQEQSSTLIKLEEMEQSGTYSNLRHSFENKKAIVKEEAEKWMVRALAKDLLQKTVQRHREEKLPELLTSITYFFTRLTSKMYHNVYLPSDKQSFIVERHDGTKFFAEELSQATSEQLYLSIRLAIIKNINKQVNLPIIMDDSFVHFDHRRTSNTISLLNGLKEENQVIYFTCHEHIANTYQSQNMVNLSQINVS, translated from the coding sequence TTGAAAATTGAAGAATTACATATTTATGGTTACGGTAAATTCGAAAATCAGCATTTTTATTTAGGCAAATCCAACCTACTTGTATTTTATGGGGAAAACGAAGCCGGAAAATCTACAATTATGTCATTTATACATAGCGTTTTATTTGGCTTTCCCACTAAACAACAAGCAGAAAATCGTTATGAGCCTAAACGAGCAACAAGCTATGGAGGTTATTTAATTTTAAGAAGTGAAGAGAACAGGCGACTTAAAATAGAAAGAGTACCAGGAAAATTTGGTGGGCAGGTCACAATTGAGATGGAGGATGGAACAACAAGAGATGAAGAATATTTAGGTGAATTATTATCTGGTTTAGATAAAGAAACGTATCGATCTATCTTCTCGTTTGATGTTCATGGCCTACAGCAAATTCATAAAATGAGTTCAGACCAAGTTGGGAAATTTTTATTTTTATCAAGCATTTATGGTGCCGATGCATTATTTACGATTGAGGACAAATTAACAAAGCAACAGGAACTCATTTATAAGCCGAATGGTAAGAAACCAACATTAAATGAAGAGCTAGTAGTATTAAAGGATAGCGCTGCTAAGATGTTAGAAGCTAAAAGAAAAAATAGTGACTACGAGCAATTATTAAAAGCAAAAGAATCCTTAAAGGAAAAGCTATCTCAAGTAGTAGTTGCAAAAAAAGAAAATATGTCTTTACAGAGAGAGTTAGAAAGAATAAAATCTGTTATTCCCCTCATTAAGGAAAGAAACTGGTGCTTAGAACAATTGAAATCCTTGCCTGACACAGAGCATTTTCCGGAGGATGCCATTCAGCAGCTAGATCAGTTTAATATGTCTATTCAGCCAATTGAGATCAAATTAAATTCTTCAAAAAGTAACTATGAGCAAGTGAACAAAGAGCTGGAAGATTTACTAATAAATGAAGCATATATTCAAAATAAAAAAGCGATTCATGAAGCACGTGAACAATTTGCTCTTTTTGATGAAAAGCAAAAGAAACAATCTCATTTAGTAAAGAGAATTGAACAATTACAGTATGAAATTGAACTTCTTAAACAAAGACTCTATCCACATATTAGTGATGAGGAAATATTGGAAATACATGCAACCATTCCGATGAAGGAAGCAATAAAGAAGATTATACTTGAGGATCAGCAGGCTCAGCAAAGAAAGCAGATGTTGGATGAGCAGTTTGAGCAATCAAGAAATTCAATTGAAGAAACTGAATGGAAAATAAATGAGTTGCATAAAGAAGAGCTACCTGATGATGAAAGAAAGAATTTGGAACAGAAGGTCGAAGAATATAAAAATTTTAATACGAATCAACTTCAACAAGAACGAGAGAGACTTTTAAATGAATTAACTAGGCGTAAGAAAGAGCATAAACAGGAGAAAAAGCAAGGATCGATGTTAATTTATTTCTTAGTGATACTTTCCCAAATTGGAACGATATGGTCCTTCATCCAGCAGCATTGGATACTTTTACTAGTGTGTATCGCAATAGGTGTTAGTTTCATTCTTCAAGTGAAAAATAAAAAAACGAAAAAAGATCCACTTCTTCTGCATTTAACAATGGAGCTTGAGAAAATTGAAGTGTATTTAAAAAAGGGAATGGCATATGAATCATCCTCTTCTCAATCGCTACCAGAATTAATTCATCTTCTTAATCATGACCAAAAAATAAAACAAATGCTCCACCATGAGCAACTACTTTTTCAGCAACAAGAGAGAAACTACGAAAGAATTGTCAAGCAATATGAGGAGTGGGAAAAAACTCAGTTTCAATTAAAACAAAAGCAAGCTCATTTAGCTAAGTTGTTGAAGATTGATGAACATGCATCATCAGAGGCACTTTTAGAAGCATTTGAGTTATTGCAACAACTTCAGCATCTTATCCTTGAAAAGAACAAATTTATTGCTGAGGAAAAGTTGATAAAACAGGAATTGTTGAAGTATGAACAAATGGTTAGTGAGATCATAAAGGCTTGTGATATTGAAGGAAATTCAATCGAACAAACTGTTCATGAGTTGTTTAAGCAATTGAGCATAGAAGGAACAAAGAAGGAAAAACAAAAACAGTTATTAGAAAAAAGAAGAGAGTTGGATGAAGAACTTAGTGAATATGTTCAAAGCACTACATTTTTAAAACAGCAAAAAGAAGATTTTATCAAAAGTAGTGGATGTGAAACAGAAGATGAGTTCCGCAAACAAGCAAAATTGCATGAACAACGAGAAGCAGTAAGAAAGCAAAAGCAATGGATTGATAAACAGTTAGCTACAGAAAAAGACATTGATATTGAAACACTTTCCAACACAAAAATTGACGATATTGAGGTAAGGTTACAAGAGATAGAGGAGGAAATAAACGTACTTGAAGCAAGTGAAAGGGAACTCCAACAAGAACAATCCAGTACTCTCATTAAATTAGAAGAGATGGAACAGAGCGGAACATATTCAAATCTAAGGCATTCTTTTGAAAATAAAAAGGCTATTGTTAAAGAGGAAGCAGAAAAATGGATGGTTAGAGCACTTGCTAAAGATTTGCTACAAAAAACAGTTCAGCGACACAGAGAAGAAAAATTACCTGAGTTACTGACATCCATAACTTACTTTTTTACAAGACTTACATCTAAGATGTATCACAATGTATATTTACCAAGTGATAAGCAGTCATTTATAGTGGAACGACATGATGGAACAAAGTTTTTTGCTGAAGAGTTAAGTCAAGCAACCTCGGAACAACTGTATTTATCGATACGACTAGCGATTATAAAAAATATTAACAAGCAAGTGAATTTGCCAATTATTATGGATGATAGCTTTGTACATTTTGATCATCGCAGAACATCAAACACCATTTCTTTATTAAATGGACTTAAAGAAGAGAATCAAGTGATTTATTTTACATGTCACGAGCATATCGCAAATACCTATCAGTCTCAGAATATGGTTAACCTATCACAAATAAATGTTAGTTAG